A section of the Microbacterium forte genome encodes:
- a CDS encoding NADPH-dependent FMN reductase, with product MAYRVGYFVGSLSSTSINRILATALIRLAPSDLEFFEIPIRDLPLYSQDYDADYPAVAVDLKESIASADAVLFVTPEYNRSIPGGLKNAIDWASRPWGQNSFDHIPAAVIGASVGAIGTAVAQQSLRGVLSFCNARQMTAPEAYIQFSPDTFSDDGTVTNEGTAKFLRDYLVEFRDHIERVLTVLPRDTDS from the coding sequence ATGGCGTACAGGGTCGGATACTTCGTCGGAAGCCTCTCGTCCACCTCGATCAACCGCATCCTCGCGACGGCGCTGATCAGGCTCGCTCCATCCGATCTCGAGTTCTTCGAGATCCCGATTAGAGACCTCCCTCTCTACAGTCAGGACTACGACGCCGACTACCCCGCTGTGGCGGTGGATCTCAAGGAGTCGATCGCTTCGGCGGATGCCGTGCTCTTCGTCACGCCCGAGTACAACCGTTCGATCCCCGGGGGACTCAAGAACGCGATCGACTGGGCCTCGCGACCGTGGGGCCAGAACTCGTTCGATCACATCCCGGCCGCCGTCATCGGAGCATCGGTCGGTGCGATCGGCACGGCCGTCGCCCAGCAGAGCCTGCGCGGCGTGCTCAGCTTCTGCAACGCCCGCCAGATGACCGCCCCCGAGGCCTACATCCAGTTCTCGCCCGACACCTTCTCGGATGACGGCACGGTCACGAACGAGGGCACGGCGAAGTTCCTCCGCGACTACCTGGTCGAGTTCCGCGACCACATCGAGCGCGTACTCACCGTGCTGCCGCGCGACACGGATTCGTGA
- a CDS encoding alkene reductase — protein sequence MTLFEPAVFGALQLSNRVVMAPLTRTRADDDGVPTETMVEYYRQRAGQGLIISEGTWPAAEGKSYSGQPGIVTPEQIAGWRPVADAVHEAGGTIVMQLMHGGRVSHPAISGEPRVVAPSALAAPGQTHTPEGKVDMPVAHALTLDEIPMVVEQFVQAARNAIAAGFDGVEVHGANGYLVQEFLSPVSNIRDDQYGGSPENRARFAIEVTRAVAEAVGADRTGIRLSPQHNIQGVLEEDDDDALATYLAVAEGLAPLGLAFVDILNAAPTSELVQRIRRTLGAPLIINSGFGSPTTRDEAEMLVSEGWADAVAAGRPVIANPDLVERWREDAELNEPRPALFYGRTAEGYTDYPSLESVRADA from the coding sequence GTGACTCTCTTCGAACCGGCCGTCTTCGGCGCCCTCCAGTTGTCCAACCGCGTCGTCATGGCGCCTCTCACCCGCACGCGTGCAGATGATGACGGCGTGCCGACCGAGACGATGGTCGAGTACTACCGCCAGCGGGCGGGTCAGGGCCTCATCATCTCGGAGGGGACGTGGCCGGCGGCCGAGGGCAAGTCGTACTCCGGACAGCCCGGCATCGTCACGCCAGAGCAGATCGCCGGCTGGCGGCCCGTCGCCGATGCCGTGCACGAAGCGGGCGGCACCATCGTCATGCAGCTGATGCACGGCGGGCGCGTCTCGCATCCTGCGATCTCGGGTGAGCCGCGCGTCGTCGCCCCGAGCGCACTCGCCGCTCCCGGCCAGACCCACACTCCTGAGGGCAAGGTCGACATGCCTGTCGCCCACGCCCTGACCCTCGACGAGATCCCGATGGTCGTCGAGCAGTTCGTGCAGGCCGCGCGCAACGCGATCGCCGCGGGCTTCGACGGCGTCGAGGTGCACGGAGCCAACGGCTACCTCGTGCAGGAGTTCCTCTCGCCGGTGTCGAACATCCGCGACGACCAGTACGGCGGATCACCCGAGAACCGCGCCCGCTTCGCCATCGAGGTCACCCGTGCGGTCGCCGAGGCCGTCGGAGCCGATCGCACCGGCATCCGTCTGTCGCCGCAGCACAACATCCAGGGCGTCCTCGAAGAGGATGACGACGACGCGCTCGCCACCTACCTCGCCGTCGCCGAGGGCCTCGCACCGCTCGGCCTCGCCTTCGTCGACATCCTGAACGCCGCCCCGACGAGCGAGCTGGTGCAGCGCATCCGCCGCACGCTCGGAGCGCCCCTCATCATCAACTCCGGCTTCGGTTCTCCCACGACCCGCGACGAGGCAGAGATGCTCGTCTCAGAGGGATGGGCGGATGCCGTGGCCGCCGGCCGACCCGTGATCGCGAACCCCGACCTCGTCGAGCGCTGGCGTGAGGATGCCGAGCTCAACGAGCCTCGTCCCGCGCTGTTCTACGGCCGCACGGCCGAGGGGTACACCGACTACCCGTCGCTGGAGTCCGTGCGCGCCGACGCCTGA
- a CDS encoding helix-turn-helix transcriptional regulator — protein sequence MDNRSEVREFLMTRRARVAPESVGIPAGGNRRVAGLRRSEAAALAGVSVEYYAKLERGAIAGASAAVLDALASALQLDDAERAHLLDLARAADGIPSSGRSRRRSAKPGVARPSLQWALSSITDAIAFVRDPRQNLVATNDLARAFYSPVIGDGGRTPNLARFQFLDPAARDFYPDWDLFAEMCVAIMRAEAGRDPHDKGLQDLVGELSTRSETFRRLWAAHDVRIHGAGTKRFRHPLVGELTLAYEELAITAEPGNVLLVYTAEPGSPSAERLGLLASWSMKQRSAEPANDTSRG from the coding sequence ATGGACAACAGATCCGAGGTCCGCGAGTTCCTGATGACCCGCCGCGCCCGTGTCGCGCCCGAGTCGGTCGGCATCCCGGCCGGCGGGAACCGACGTGTCGCCGGCCTGCGGCGCAGTGAGGCCGCAGCGCTCGCCGGAGTCAGCGTCGAGTACTACGCGAAGCTCGAGCGCGGCGCGATCGCCGGCGCCTCCGCCGCGGTGCTCGACGCGCTCGCGTCAGCCCTCCAGCTGGACGACGCCGAGCGCGCGCATCTGCTCGACCTCGCCCGCGCGGCCGACGGCATCCCGTCGAGCGGTCGCTCGCGTCGCCGGTCGGCGAAGCCCGGGGTTGCACGACCCAGCCTGCAGTGGGCGCTGTCGTCGATCACCGACGCGATCGCGTTCGTCCGGGACCCCCGCCAGAACCTGGTCGCCACGAACGATCTCGCCCGCGCGTTCTACTCGCCGGTGATCGGCGACGGCGGGCGGACGCCCAATCTCGCTCGCTTCCAGTTCCTCGACCCGGCGGCGCGCGACTTCTATCCGGATTGGGATCTCTTCGCTGAGATGTGCGTCGCGATCATGCGCGCCGAGGCGGGGCGCGATCCACACGACAAGGGGCTGCAGGATCTCGTCGGCGAGCTGTCGACCCGCAGCGAGACGTTCCGGCGACTGTGGGCCGCCCACGATGTGCGCATCCACGGCGCCGGCACGAAGCGGTTCCGGCATCCGCTCGTGGGCGAGCTGACATTGGCGTACGAAGAGCTCGCGATCACCGCCGAACCCGGCAACGTGCTGCTGGTCTACACGGCTGAACCGGGCTCGCCATCCGCTGAGCGCCTCGGTCTGCTCGCCTCGTGGTCGATGAAGCAGCGCAGCGCCGAGCCCGCGAACGACACGAGCCGAGGCTGA
- a CDS encoding cupin domain-containing protein codes for MITDDPTLTNPGHYRTLWENEFVRVLEYTDEPGDQTTPHDHPNTVMITLSDFSRRLTAGERTFDTSLTAGQAVWIPAQRHSGENTGTTPTHTILVELKGDAAGEADAGTLGPRV; via the coding sequence ATGATCACCGACGATCCCACTCTGACGAATCCTGGTCACTACCGGACGCTCTGGGAGAACGAGTTCGTCCGCGTGCTCGAGTACACCGATGAGCCAGGTGATCAGACGACTCCGCACGACCACCCGAACACCGTCATGATCACCCTGAGCGACTTCTCGCGTCGGCTCACAGCCGGGGAGCGAACCTTCGACACATCGTTGACCGCGGGCCAGGCGGTGTGGATCCCGGCCCAGCGGCACTCGGGCGAGAACACGGGAACGACGCCGACGCACACGATCCTCGTCGAGCTGAAAGGGGACGCGGCGGGAGAGGCTGACGCGGGGACGCTCGGACCCCGAGTCTGA
- a CDS encoding DUF1684 domain-containing protein, with the protein MTLTKARTAAEVVDWRRRVFALYDAVRRADSAEEAHELWRIERDDLMLHHAATPLLADDRPLFEGLPIASYDPQWRFELPILPAEPGGFDFATGTDGVVPFERIGRVEIPDTGSLDVWRLTTYGGGIFVPVRDALAGRPGGTYGGGRYLIDTIKGADLGSDAERGTIVLDFNFAYNPSCAYDPAWACPLAQPGNVLPVAVPVGEMYGGAAG; encoded by the coding sequence ATGACGCTCACGAAAGCCCGCACCGCCGCCGAGGTCGTCGACTGGAGGCGTCGGGTCTTCGCCCTCTACGACGCGGTGCGCCGCGCGGACTCCGCCGAAGAGGCGCACGAGCTGTGGCGCATCGAGCGCGACGACCTGATGCTGCATCACGCGGCGACCCCGCTGCTGGCTGACGACCGCCCGCTCTTCGAGGGGCTGCCGATCGCCTCCTACGACCCGCAGTGGCGCTTCGAGCTGCCCATCCTGCCCGCGGAGCCCGGCGGCTTCGACTTCGCGACCGGCACCGACGGCGTGGTGCCGTTCGAGCGCATCGGCAGGGTGGAGATCCCCGACACCGGATCGCTCGACGTCTGGCGGCTGACGACCTACGGCGGTGGGATCTTCGTCCCGGTGCGCGACGCGCTCGCCGGTCGTCCGGGCGGCACGTACGGGGGAGGCCGCTACCTGATCGACACGATCAAGGGTGCGGACCTCGGATCGGATGCCGAGCGCGGCACCATCGTGCTCGACTTCAACTTCGCCTACAACCCGTCCTGCGCGTACGACCCCGCCTGGGCGTGCCCGCTCGCGCAGCCGGGCAATGTGCTGCCGGTGGCGGTGCCCGTGGGCGAGATGTACGGCGGCGCAGCAGGCTGA
- a CDS encoding multidrug effflux MFS transporter: protein MTSAARPSADRVLPALLLLLTVFGPISMDLYLPALPALTAELDAATSVAQLTVTACLIGLAAGQLIAGPVSDRYGRRGILLIGIVAYIVTSTLCAISPTVELLIAARFVQGLAGGVGIVIAQSAGRDVFSGRELIRFYARLTVVGGFAAVVGPLLGGLLNTIIDWRGLFVFLAVIGTAILIAALARFRETLPIEARTTGGLTRTLSDYRTLLRDRVFVGAVLNQGLMYAALFAYLSGATFVLQDIYGLSPLGYALAFGANSAGFMVFGHLAGRFSERGHVHAVLAAGVAVATAGAIGLLAAGLVPMPLWVVLASLFALAAGVSISSPPATTLALIGYPQIAGTASSLLGMVRFGFGGIAAPLVGVAGALSILPLGVVTVTTTALAAVALVLIGTAQGRAARHSPPTTSSTALTH from the coding sequence ATGACATCCGCAGCCCGCCCCTCCGCCGACCGGGTGCTTCCTGCCCTGCTGCTTCTGCTGACCGTGTTCGGACCGATCTCGATGGACCTCTATCTGCCCGCCCTTCCGGCTCTCACGGCGGAGCTGGACGCCGCCACATCCGTCGCGCAGCTCACCGTGACCGCCTGCCTCATCGGTCTCGCGGCCGGTCAGCTCATCGCCGGGCCGGTGTCGGATCGGTACGGACGCCGCGGCATCCTGCTCATCGGCATCGTGGCGTACATCGTCACGTCGACGCTGTGCGCCATCAGTCCGACCGTCGAGCTGCTGATCGCCGCACGATTCGTCCAAGGACTCGCCGGCGGCGTCGGCATCGTGATCGCACAGTCGGCCGGCCGTGACGTGTTCTCCGGCCGAGAGCTGATCCGCTTCTACGCGCGGCTCACCGTCGTCGGCGGCTTCGCGGCGGTCGTCGGCCCGCTGCTCGGGGGCCTCCTCAACACGATCATCGACTGGCGGGGACTCTTCGTCTTCCTCGCGGTCATCGGCACCGCCATCCTGATCGCCGCGCTCGCACGGTTCAGGGAGACGCTGCCGATCGAGGCACGGACGACGGGCGGCCTGACCCGCACCCTGAGCGACTATCGGACGCTCCTCCGAGACCGCGTCTTCGTCGGCGCCGTCCTGAACCAGGGGCTGATGTACGCCGCGCTCTTCGCCTACCTGTCCGGCGCGACGTTCGTGCTGCAGGACATCTACGGCCTGTCGCCCCTCGGATACGCCCTCGCGTTCGGCGCGAACTCGGCAGGATTCATGGTCTTCGGTCACCTGGCCGGCCGCTTCTCCGAACGAGGTCACGTGCACGCGGTGCTCGCCGCGGGTGTCGCGGTCGCGACCGCCGGCGCCATCGGCCTGCTCGCCGCCGGACTCGTGCCGATGCCGCTGTGGGTCGTGCTCGCGTCGCTGTTCGCCCTCGCCGCGGGCGTCTCCATCTCGTCTCCCCCGGCCACGACCCTCGCTCTGATCGGATACCCGCAGATCGCCGGCACCGCCTCGTCGCTTCTCGGAATGGTGCGGTTCGGCTTCGGGGGCATCGCCGCCCCGCTCGTCGGCGTCGCCGGCGCCTTGAGCATCCTGCCGCTCGGCGTGGTCACCGTCACCACGACCGCGCTCGCAGCCGTCGCCCTGGTGCTGATCGGCACCGCACAGGGGCGAGCGGCACGACACTCCCCGCCCACGACCTCATCCACCGCCCTCACTCACTGA
- a CDS encoding MDR family MFS transporter, whose protein sequence is MTNITPTSSAEATRSPREVFTAISGLVVGMFVAVLSGTVVSTSMPVIIADLGGTQSQYTWVITASLLATAVSTPIWGKLADLVDRKILVQLSLIIFTVGTVIAGFSTDTNMLIAVRVIQGIGVGGLMSLVMIAVALIISPRERGKYMGVVGGIMALGTIGGPLLGGLLTDVWGWRSNFFVGVPFAILALVLLQFTLHLPKPQRDRKVSIDYFGIVLLAVGVSTLLIWVSMGGSEFDWDSSTSITLAVIAAVAIAGFITVEFFVKEPIVPMSLFRNRTFTLSVIASIAIGVSMFATSVFLAQYFQLARGATPTESGLMTIPMIIGQMGASIIIGQLVSRFGKWKGWMLTGSILTTVGVSLMSTLRYDTPFPLVAVYMFVLGAGLGMVMQNLTLIVQNDTAPQQLGAASSNVNFFRTIAGTIGVTVMGATLSTSVANYITDALDGFTPTTPEEVDALKHLASGDVPKVTQLPDTIRTIVEGAYGHGIADAFIIAIPLALIAIIAIAFIKNKPLSTKNAAEQLREQAEESVLEVSEAEVGATMSTGTIRLSGVDSASPTTGSVTVLERDDQEPRR, encoded by the coding sequence GTGACCAACATCACTCCCACCTCTTCAGCCGAGGCGACGCGTTCGCCTCGCGAGGTCTTCACCGCGATCTCCGGCCTCGTCGTCGGAATGTTCGTCGCCGTGCTCTCGGGCACCGTGGTGTCGACCTCGATGCCCGTCATCATCGCCGACCTCGGCGGCACCCAGTCGCAGTACACCTGGGTCATCACGGCCAGCCTGCTGGCGACCGCCGTCTCGACGCCCATCTGGGGCAAGCTCGCCGACCTCGTCGATCGCAAGATCCTCGTGCAGCTGTCTCTCATCATCTTCACCGTCGGCACCGTGATCGCCGGCTTCTCGACTGACACGAACATGCTCATCGCCGTGCGCGTGATCCAGGGCATCGGCGTGGGTGGTCTGATGTCGCTCGTGATGATCGCGGTCGCCCTCATCATCTCGCCGCGCGAGCGTGGCAAGTACATGGGCGTGGTCGGCGGCATCATGGCGCTCGGCACCATCGGCGGCCCGCTGCTCGGCGGACTCCTCACCGACGTGTGGGGCTGGCGCTCCAACTTCTTCGTCGGCGTTCCCTTCGCGATCCTCGCCCTCGTGCTGCTGCAGTTCACGCTGCACCTGCCCAAGCCGCAGCGTGACCGCAAGGTCTCGATCGACTACTTCGGCATCGTCCTCCTCGCCGTCGGCGTCTCGACCCTGCTCATCTGGGTCTCGATGGGCGGCAGCGAGTTCGATTGGGACTCGTCGACCAGCATCACGCTCGCCGTCATCGCCGCCGTCGCGATCGCCGGCTTCATCACCGTCGAGTTCTTCGTCAAGGAACCGATCGTGCCGATGTCGCTGTTCCGCAACCGCACCTTCACGCTGTCAGTCATCGCCTCCATCGCCATCGGCGTCTCGATGTTCGCGACCTCGGTGTTCCTCGCCCAGTACTTCCAGCTCGCGCGCGGCGCCACACCGACCGAGTCGGGCCTCATGACGATCCCGATGATCATCGGCCAGATGGGTGCGTCGATCATCATCGGCCAGCTCGTCAGCCGGTTCGGCAAGTGGAAGGGCTGGATGCTCACGGGCTCCATCCTCACCACGGTCGGCGTCAGCCTGATGTCGACGTTGCGCTACGACACCCCGTTCCCGCTGGTCGCCGTCTACATGTTCGTGCTCGGCGCGGGCCTCGGCATGGTCATGCAGAACCTCACCCTCATCGTGCAGAACGACACGGCTCCGCAGCAGCTGGGCGCCGCCTCGTCGAACGTCAACTTCTTCCGCACGATCGCCGGCACCATCGGCGTGACGGTCATGGGCGCGACCCTCTCGACGAGTGTCGCGAACTACATCACCGATGCGCTCGACGGCTTCACGCCGACGACGCCGGAAGAGGTCGACGCCCTGAAGCACCTCGCTTCGGGTGACGTGCCGAAGGTCACGCAGCTGCCTGACACGATCCGCACGATCGTCGAGGGAGCCTACGGCCACGGCATCGCCGACGCGTTCATCATCGCCATCCCGCTGGCGCTGATCGCCATCATCGCGATCGCGTTCATCAAGAACAAGCCGCTCTCGACGAAGAACGCCGCCGAGCAGCTGCGCGAGCAGGCCGAGGAATCGGTTCTCGAGGTCTCGGAGGCAGAGGTCGGCGCCACGATGTCGACCGGGACGATCCGACTCTCGGGCGTCGACTCCGCCTCACCGACCACCGGCTCTGTGACGGTGCTCGAACGAGACGACCAGGAGCCGAGGCGCTGA
- a CDS encoding MarR family winged helix-turn-helix transcriptional regulator, translated as MATPVAVEPADVDTALGDLQTHLNLIFARTRTLWKESAARIDPELQVGGYKLLTFIERAESANAHELAERFEMDKSVISRQVRMLEELGLIESRPDERDGRLRVLTPTPAACTVLAELRRDHASRLRTIVAELTQDEIQAASKVFRLLAEV; from the coding sequence ATGGCCACCCCCGTGGCGGTCGAGCCCGCCGACGTCGACACCGCGCTCGGCGACCTGCAGACGCATCTGAACCTGATCTTCGCGAGGACCAGGACGCTCTGGAAGGAGTCGGCTGCGCGCATCGACCCCGAGCTGCAGGTGGGCGGCTACAAGCTGCTGACCTTCATCGAACGGGCCGAATCGGCGAATGCGCACGAGCTGGCCGAGCGCTTCGAGATGGACAAGTCGGTCATCAGCCGCCAGGTGCGCATGCTCGAGGAGCTGGGGCTGATCGAGTCCCGGCCGGACGAGCGGGACGGCCGGCTGCGGGTTCTGACGCCGACACCGGCCGCCTGCACCGTGCTCGCAGAACTGCGCAGAGATCACGCGTCGCGTCTGCGGACGATCGTGGCCGAGCTCACGCAGGACGAGATCCAGGCAGCGTCCAAGGTCTTCCGTCTGCTTGCCGAGGTCTGA
- a CDS encoding threonine/serine ThrE exporter family protein: MSPNPPRRLLASVQRILHTDPSAVAHTEAMPVIDERTVPRVLDLATRIGESMFGVGASAHEVTLAITRVCAAYGMRDVQVDVTYNSITVSFHLSGEVWPETLVRVVRVAAPDHAKLQRVQALVADIDDGLDLESARTAYRVLRRVPFRYQQPVVIVARALLAVGVSIMLGASALIVGLTFVAALCAALTQAGLARARVPLFFSQIAGGFVTTVVAVAVSALGSAGIEPFVGIRPSIIVASGIVLMLAGLTVVGAAQDAIDGFALTAGGRILDLTMQTLGVVIGILVGLEVGSVLGFTMGLPDDPAPFGPLLNQFLGAIIIAIAVAVFNGAGIRIILVSALLSAVTIAGYSAMVGVNLHPAAASAIGALLASFIGMLIAVKLHVPSVAVTTAAIVPLVPGVAVFQGLLEMIHSAGSASGVVGIGGSLVDAVVIGIALASGASLGLYLGTPVRATLTSVAKTRARVVRR; this comes from the coding sequence GTGTCCCCGAACCCCCCGCGGCGACTGCTCGCCTCCGTGCAGCGCATCCTGCACACCGATCCCTCCGCCGTCGCCCACACCGAGGCGATGCCCGTCATCGACGAACGCACCGTGCCGCGGGTCTTGGATCTCGCCACCCGCATCGGCGAATCGATGTTCGGTGTCGGTGCCTCCGCTCACGAGGTGACGCTGGCCATCACCCGCGTCTGCGCCGCGTACGGCATGCGAGACGTGCAGGTCGATGTGACCTACAACTCGATCACGGTGTCGTTCCACCTGAGCGGTGAGGTCTGGCCCGAGACGCTCGTGCGCGTCGTGCGGGTGGCGGCGCCCGACCACGCCAAGCTGCAGCGTGTGCAGGCCCTGGTCGCCGACATCGACGACGGCCTCGATCTGGAATCGGCGCGCACCGCCTACCGCGTGCTGCGCCGCGTGCCGTTCCGCTACCAGCAGCCTGTCGTCATCGTGGCCAGGGCGCTGCTGGCCGTCGGCGTCAGCATCATGCTCGGCGCCTCGGCGCTCATCGTCGGGCTCACCTTCGTCGCGGCGCTGTGTGCGGCACTGACCCAGGCGGGTCTCGCCCGCGCCAGGGTCCCCCTGTTCTTCAGCCAGATCGCCGGAGGCTTCGTCACCACGGTCGTCGCGGTCGCCGTCTCGGCGCTGGGCTCCGCGGGCATCGAGCCGTTCGTCGGCATCCGCCCCTCGATCATCGTGGCCTCAGGAATCGTGCTCATGCTCGCCGGCCTCACCGTCGTCGGTGCCGCGCAGGACGCGATCGACGGGTTCGCGCTCACCGCGGGCGGGCGCATCCTCGACCTGACCATGCAGACGCTCGGCGTCGTGATCGGCATCCTCGTCGGCCTCGAAGTCGGCAGCGTGCTCGGCTTCACGATGGGCCTGCCAGACGACCCGGCCCCGTTCGGTCCGCTGCTGAATCAGTTCCTCGGGGCGATCATCATCGCGATCGCCGTCGCCGTCTTCAACGGCGCCGGCATCCGCATCATCCTCGTCAGCGCGCTGCTCAGCGCCGTGACCATCGCCGGATACTCCGCCATGGTCGGCGTGAACCTGCACCCGGCGGCGGCGAGCGCGATCGGCGCACTGCTCGCCAGCTTCATCGGGATGCTGATCGCCGTGAAGCTGCATGTGCCGTCGGTCGCGGTGACGACGGCGGCCATCGTGCCGCTCGTTCCCGGTGTCGCGGTGTTCCAGGGGCTGCTCGAGATGATCCACTCGGCCGGGTCGGCATCGGGCGTGGTGGGCATCGGAGGGTCGCTGGTCGACGCCGTGGTCATCGGCATCGCATTGGCCTCGGGGGCCTCGCTCGGTCTGTATCTGGGCACGCCGGTGCGCGCCACCCTCACCAGCGTCGCGAAGACGCGGGCGCGGGTCGTACGGCGCTGA
- a CDS encoding MarR family winged helix-turn-helix transcriptional regulator: protein MSASPDEPAREGAPAADSAGAEPLDPAALDPAELDQAISRVEHELGRLFARIRVSWREAAQTVHPDLQPLGYQVLTSIATGKATSAGAIIERLQTDKSAVSRHVRQLEQLGLVESVPDPDDRRARVLVATELAQERVALARSRYEERLGERLRRWSAEDLDHFAELLAAFGD from the coding sequence ATGAGTGCCTCGCCCGACGAACCCGCCCGAGAGGGCGCGCCCGCCGCAGACTCCGCAGGTGCCGAGCCCCTCGATCCGGCCGCCCTCGATCCGGCCGAGCTCGACCAGGCGATCTCGAGGGTCGAGCACGAGCTGGGAAGGCTGTTCGCCCGCATCCGGGTGAGCTGGCGCGAAGCGGCGCAGACCGTGCACCCCGACCTGCAGCCCCTCGGATATCAGGTGCTGACCTCGATCGCGACCGGCAAGGCGACCTCGGCCGGGGCGATCATCGAGCGTCTGCAGACCGACAAGTCGGCCGTCAGCCGTCACGTGCGGCAGCTCGAGCAGCTCGGGCTGGTCGAGAGCGTCCCCGATCCCGACGATCGCCGGGCGCGGGTGCTCGTCGCGACCGAGCTGGCGCAGGAGCGGGTCGCTCTGGCCCGCTCGCGCTACGAGGAGCGCCTCGGCGAGCGGCTGCGCCGCTGGTCGGCCGAAGACCTCGATCACTTCGCGGAGCTGCTCGCCGCGTTCGGCGACTGA
- a CDS encoding DUF7882 family protein: protein MGKLVYEGSVKADIEDRALTHLQLVITAKLRRGEPFSFTWREDMSVGGGRTTVWVHAGSSLVFKYSGSRQPSINRAWIEALAFTASAPSGLYLVPEPAEGSAPPAERLDVPAHA from the coding sequence ATGGGAAAGCTCGTCTACGAAGGCAGCGTCAAGGCCGACATCGAAGACCGCGCCCTCACGCACCTGCAGCTCGTGATCACGGCCAAGCTGCGTCGAGGGGAGCCCTTCAGCTTCACCTGGCGCGAGGACATGAGCGTCGGCGGCGGCCGCACGACCGTCTGGGTGCACGCAGGCAGCTCGCTCGTCTTCAAGTACAGCGGAAGCCGTCAGCCCTCGATCAACCGCGCCTGGATCGAAGCCCTCGCGTTCACGGCCAGCGCGCCGAGCGGTCTCTACCTCGTGCCCGAGCCCGCAGAGGGCAGCGCACCGCCGGCAGAGCGTCTCGACGTTCCCGCGCACGCCTGA